The DNA sequence GTTTTATCCTATAGCCGCAGCCGGGGCATTGCCAATTGGGTAAGCTGGCATTTGAGCGCGGTCTGGAAAGGGGATACTCCGCGCAAGGACGCCTTCCGTCCCGACCCGGCTTTGCCATCCGGCTGGTATGCTGCCAAACCGTCCGATTATACTAATACCGGCTTTGATCGGGGCCACCTTTGCCCATCGGATGATCGCGATGGATCGCCCGACGACAACGCGGCTACGTTTCTCCTAACCAACATCGTGCCACAAGCCCCCCGTAACAACCGCGAAGTCTGGAAATATTTGGAGGAATACGAACGACAGCTGACCACGACGGGCAACGAAATCTACGTCATTGCCGGTACGCACGGCACCGGCGGTATCGGGCAAAATGGCGCAGCCACCGCGCTGGCGGGGGGTAAGGTAACCGTTCCGGCTACGCTCTGGAAAATAATTGTAGTGCTGCCAACAGGCTCGGACGATGCAGCCCGCGTTTCGACAAATACGCGTATCATAGCCGTCAGTATTCCCAACAACCAGTCGGCAGCCGATAAGCCATGGCGCGCCTACGTTACCAGCGTCGACGCGCTGGAACAGCTGACAGGCTACGATTTCCTGTCGAACGTACCGACGGATGTGCAGCGTATCATTGAAGCCCGCATTGACGGCGGCAACAGCTGATTACGAGATAGCTACCTGTAAATCAGGCTCTCCAACCTGGATACGTTCCGTCCGGCGACGTAATACGGCGATGGCTTCTTCCTCGCTCGAAAACGCGTTGTTGACGTTCACCATGTGCTGCGCGAGCGTTTTGTAACGCTTGTTCATGAGCAGGTAAAACACCTGTAGAAAATCCAGCCCGTCGAAAATGATGGCCTGGTTTTGTGCGTATTTATCGAGGGTCTTCTGGAAAAAAGTAGGGTGCTCTGTCCAGTGCATGGCCGGACGAACGTGGTGGCTGATGTGGTACCCATCGTTCCAGCACTTCTTGTTGTATTTTACATTAATGCAGGTAATGCTGTTTTTGTACGCATTACCCGGATCTTCGCTGTCCACAAATGCGTGCTGGGTCCAGTTGCCCAGCATGGCAATCAGGCGATACACGAAGAGGGGCAGCAGAAAGACCAGCACCGTAGCGGGCCAGTTGACAAACAGCAGGATCAGGCAGACTACGCCAAAGGTGATTTCACCGATCAACGC is a window from the Spirosoma rigui genome containing:
- a CDS encoding DNA/RNA non-specific endonuclease, encoding MSAKSILAVYRVKSLIYTVGLALFFAGCSPANLPKSTGTGSTLPTRDDNVALGNPSNATTSDPDNYLMIKPQYVLSYSRSRGIANWVSWHLSAVWKGDTPRKDAFRPDPALPSGWYAAKPSDYTNTGFDRGHLCPSDDRDGSPDDNAATFLLTNIVPQAPRNNREVWKYLEEYERQLTTTGNEIYVIAGTHGTGGIGQNGAATALAGGKVTVPATLWKIIVVLPTGSDDAARVSTNTRIIAVSIPNNQSAADKPWRAYVTSVDALEQLTGYDFLSNVPTDVQRIIEARIDGGNS